Genomic segment of Kingella negevensis:
GAAACCAACACACTCACAGGCTTATATTTCCGTGGCCTCCAATTGGACGCACGACAATTTAGCGTAAACGGTTTGGCAGGCATGTACGGCACACAAGGCACAGCCAGCGTACATGTAGGTTCTGCACAACTGATTAAAGGTGCATCAACCGCCGTAACGGGCATGGACCCAGAAGGTGCAGTATCAGGCGCAATGAATATTGAAACAAAAAAAGCGTCCAACAAAGGCAATCGCGATATTAGCGCAGCATGGTTTAGTGATAGCCGCGCCCAAATTGCTGCCGATGTAGGGCAACGCTTTGGCGAAAGCAAAGAATGGGGTTTGCGTGTAAACGGCAAAATGCGCCACGGTGATACCCCACGCGAAGGTTACGATGAAAATAACAAAGAATTTGCCATCAACGGCGATTACTACGGCGAACGTCTGCGTTTATCGTTAGACAGCATTTACGCCAAACGCAAAACAAACGGCGGACGTGGTCGCATTCAAGACATTCAAAACGCCCAAGGTCGCCTATTTAACGCGTTGGACGGCAAAAACAATCTCGCGCCAAGCTGGCAAGCGCAAACCACGCGCAGCACCACCAATATGGCAACATTTGAATACGATGTTGCAGAAAACGCCATGATTACAGGTGGTGTAGGCTACAACGATGCGCGTTACTACGGCAACTTCGCCTCACCAACTGCAGAAACATCAGGCTTAACTTATAAATCAGGCGAAGCACGTTTAACCGACCAACGTTTCAAAACATTGAGCATGAACTTAGCCGCTCGTGGCGACTTCAACACAGGCAACATTAGCCACAGCTGGAATGCCGCGTTCGACCGCATTAACCGCAAACGCTTAACCTACACAGGGGTTAATAAAACCAAGTCTGTTAGTATCAATCCAGCTTTAGATTTATCAGCACAACTCAATCGCTTGAACAGCAACTTAGGCACAGCATGGCAAAATAATCCAACCACTGACACCAAAATTGTTGTAAACAGCTTAGCCTTGTCTGACACATTGGGCTTTAAAAACAACGAATACCGCTTAACTTTAGGCGGACGTTACCAAATGGTGAAACAAGATGACCATAAGGAAAAACTCAGTGCAGACGCATCACGTTTCAGCCCAATGGTTATGGCGGCTTGGGTGCCTAATTCAAGCCTAACCGTGTACGGTAACTACATGGAAGACTTGGAACCAGTAAGCCCACGCTCAGATGAAGACGGCAACAGCACCATGGCAGACCCACGCGTGAGCCGTCAATTTGAAATTGGCGTTCGCAAAAACTGGGGCAGCTTTGTTACCACATTAAACGCCTTCCAAATCACACGTCCAGGCTACTGGTACGGCAAGGCTAATTCTAAAGACAAAACCAAAACAGACGATTTCAAAGCATTAGGTAACGCCGTTTATGCAGGCAAAGCGCAAGGTAAAGAGCGCAATCGCGGCTTAGAATTTAATATCTACTCAAGCCTGTTTAATAACACCGTTCGCCCAAGTTTTGGTTTGATGTATCTGCAATCACACCTGAAAGATTATCCAAACTACAAAGATAATCTGATTAACGGCGTGCAAGTTGCCAACCCACGCATTGTCGCTAAAGCTAACGTGGAATGGGATACCCCATTTGTGAAAGGTTTAACGCTGAACGCAGGTGTGCAGCACTACGGCAAATCTTATCAAGACACGCAAAAAACCTACGCTTTCCCATCTTACACATTGGTGGACATCGGCGCGAAATACAGCATGAATTTGCGTAACAAACAACGTGTCAGTGTGAGCGGCGCAGTAGAAAACCTGTTCAATAAAAACTACTGGCAAGTGCAACGCGGACAATATGACCGCAGCTTTGCCGTGTTGGGCATGCCACGCACATTCTGGGTGAAAGCAGATTGGTCGTTCTAACACAAAAAAGCAGCCTGAAAATAGTTTTCAGGCTGCTTTCCAATAAAAAAACCTTGTTTGAACATTCAAACAAGGTTTTTTTCTATCAATTATTTATTTGCTAACAGGCACAATTTTCGCATCGCCCATCAACTGATCAATCGCAGCCTGAACACGCTCTTGTTGCATCACGCCACGCATACCTTCTTTCACCGCATCAAACGCAGGGATAGCCATTTTGCGCTTATCGTTCACATAGAACACAGCCTGAATTTTCTCACTAACAATCGGTTGAGAGAATTGACCTTTGCCCAAATTCGCCACAGCTTGATAAATTTGTGGACGCGATTCTTGTAAATCAACCAAAGGCAAGTAACCACCCAAATTCACCTCACCACCATTTTTCGCATCAAGGCTGTATTTTTTCGCTACGTCAGCAAAACTTTTTTTCTTGCCCAAATCTTTCACAGCCGCTTTAGCATCATCTAATTTATCCGTGATGATTTCGCCCAATTGCACTTCATCAGTGTTTTCATAACGTTTGCGCATTTCATCGTAATTAGCCTGTACTTGCGCATCTGTAACAGGATTTTTCTTCACAACATCACGCGCAAACGCCGTCATCAACATTTGATTTTCGTGTGCAGCCCAGCGTTGTTTGAAGCCAGCTTGTTTGTCCAAACCTTGCGATTGAGCCAATTTGCGCGATTCAGCCAATGCCGCTTTGTATTCCGCATCGTTTTCCAAATGCAAGCGTTTTGCTTCTTGAGAAACAACAGTTTCAACCACAATTTGCTCAGCCACATAACGGCGCAAATCAGGCGTGTCTTGCACTTGGCCTTTGCTCTCTTGCACAATCGCATTCACGCGATTATCCAATTCGCTGCTGTCAATTTTTGTGCCGTTTACAGTAGCAACCGTTTCCGCAAAAACGCTGCCTGAAAGCAATAACGCTGCTGTGGCTGCAATATAAGTTTTTTTCATCATGTTTTCCTTTCTTGAAATTAATGGAAATATTCGTTTGGCGTGCGCGCGACAACGCTCAACGCGTGAATTTGTTTGCTGGTAAACAATTCCGCCAGCAATTCTTGCACTTTGCGCTGACGTGCCACGCGGTTCATGCCTTCAAAGGCTTCGCTCACGATTAACACAGCATAATGTCCGCCGCCTTTATTGCCTGCGTGTCCTGCGTGCAGATGACTTTGGTCTTCAAATTCAAATACATCAGGTGAAATTGGCGCAAGCAACGCCACCATTTTATCTTGCATTTGGCTCATTGTGGGAATACTTTTTTGTAAGGTTTAATCAATACTTCTGCGTAAACGCCTGCTTGAACATAAGGGTCTTGACCTGCCCATTCTTCGGCTGCATCTAAGCTGTCAAAATCCGCAATAATCAGGCTACCAGACATAGTGTTTGGGTCTTCAGGCATTGGGTTTGGACCTGCCGTCAGCAAGCGCCCTTGTTCATCCAATGCTTTCAAGCGTTCCAAATGCGCTGGACGAGCTTGGGCGCGTTGTTCGCTTGTGTTGTCTTCATCTGTGGCTAAAATCATGTATAACATTTTAATTTTCCTTGGGAAGGTGTTTGTAAAGGTAAATCCCTTGCGCGATAGAGAATAACACGCTGATAGGCATATAGCCCCACAGTTTGAAATTCATCCAAATTTGTTCGCGTTCAAGGGTAAAGGGATAAGCGATAAACAGATTAAGTGCACCTAAAAATACAAAAAAGATTATCCATGCGTAACTGAGATTGTTCCAAACGTTTTCAGGCAGCGTGAGCTCTTTTTTGAGCAACAGCTTCACGCCATTTTTGCCGCTCAGTTGCATCGCTAACATCACGATTGCCATTAACCACGGCAAAATCGTGGTTTTGAGCATGATAAATGTGCGATCGTTGAAAATAATGGTGAGACTGCCAAACACAACAATCAGAACCAAGCTAAGCCATTGCATTGGCTCTAGTTTTTTCTCTTTCCAATAAGTAAACGCAGCCTGAAAAATCCCAACCACTACAGCGACAATCGTTGCCGTTACCATATTCTTGGTTAGGCTATAAGTCGCAAAAAATAAAATGATGGCGATAAAATCGCTAAGTGCTTTCATTCTTTTGAATTGTGTGAAAATAAAGGCTTAATGATAACAGCGTTTTGCGATTTAGCCTAATCACATCAATAGTTCAACCAAGATATTTTTCAGCAAAAAGCCTGCAATCCCCAAGCCGAGTACCAAAAATAAAATGATTGTACCTTTTTTGCCTGCTTTGGATTCACGCGCCAGTTGGGCGATGATGAAACCTAAAAATAAAATGAAAATAGTGAGGCAAATGCGTAATGCCCATGTTGAAAATTCTTCTTCGCTCATTGTTTCTTCTCTATATTTTTCAGGCTGCGTTCTAAATACAGTTAAAACACAGCCTGAAAGTTTTATTTCGCTTGCAACGCTTGTTCCAAATCGTTAATCAAATCATCAACGTGTTCCAAGCCCACAGAAATTCGGATTAACCCTTCCGTAATCCCAGCCGCCAATTTATCTTCGGGCGACATACGGCAATGCGTACTTGTCCAAGGGTGCGCGATAGTGGAACGCACATCGCCAAAATTTGCTGTTTTCGAGAAAATTTCCGTAGCATCCAACACTTTCCACGCCGCGTCCACGCCGCCAACCACTTCAAACGCCATCACCGTACCGCCTGAACTTTGCTGTTTTTTAACCAATTCCACATTCGGATTTTCAGGCAGCCCAGCGTAATGCACTTTCGTGATTTGTGGTTGTTTTTGTAACCATTGTGCGATTTTCAGCGCAGATTCGCCTTGTTTTTCCGTGCGCAGCAACATAGTTTCCACGCCGCTCAGCAACACCCACGCATTGAATGGCGGCAAAATAATGCCCATTGTGTTCACATACATCGCAACTTGTTGAATCAACTCAGCTTTGCCGCTCACGATACCACCCAAAACGCGCCCGTGTCCGTCAATCGATTTAGTCGCCGATTGGATAGATAAATCCGCGCCCCAACGCAATGGCTGCTGAACAGCTGGCGAGCAGAAACAGTTATCCACTGCCAATAAAGCGTTATTTTCATGCGCGATTTTTGCCAACGCTTCCAAATCGCCCACTTCGCATATTGGGTTAGACGGCGTTTCCAAAAACAGCATTTTGGTGTTAGGTTGAATTGCTTTGCGCCATTCTTCAGGGTCGGTTTGCGAAACCAAGGTAACTTCAATGCCAAAGCGTTTCAAGTGCCCTGAAATTAAGCCTGCGGTTGTGCCAAACAAGCTGCGGCTGCTGATTAAATGGTCGCCTGCGCTCAAAAATGTCATCAACGCAGCCTGAATCGCTGCCATGCCTGTGGCTGTGGCAATCGCGGCTTCTGCGTTTTCCAATTTGGCAATGCGTTGTTGGAACGCAGCTACCGTTGGGTTCATGGTTCGTGAATAGGTGAAACCTGTTGTTTGTTTGCTGAACAAGGCCGCGCCGTCTGCTGCGCTGTCAAACATGAAACTGCTGGTTAAAAATAAAGCTTGATTGTGTTCGTTGTATTCGGTTTGTACTTTTCCGCCGCGAATGGCTAAGGTTTGCGGATGAAGCGATTTTGGCATGGGTTTTCCCTTGTTATTATGTGAAAAGGTTTATTTTGCGCCTTTTCAGGCTGCGTTTCAATGCTTATAATTTACATTTGTTTACTGAATAACATTTTTAATAGGAAAATCTAAAATGAAATGGACTGACACACAACGCATCGCTGAAGAATTGTTTGACGCGCACGGCGATATTGACCCAAAAACCGTTCGCTTTACGCAGTTGCGTGATTTGATTATGGCTCTGCCTGATTTTGATGATGCGCCTGAACGCTGCGGCGAGCGCATCTTGGAAGCGGTACAACAAGCGTGGATTGATGAAGCAGCCTGAAAAACACTCAACCCATTTTCAGTATTGACATTTTTCTGCAAAACCGTATAATCCGCGCCTTTCCCACGCGCCCATCGTCTAGAGGCCTAGGACACTGCCCTTTCACGGCAGCAACCGGGGTTCGAATCCCTGTGGGCGTGCCATATCCCCACAAAAACCTTGCACATTCTAGCAAGGTTTTTTTTATTTCAATGACTTATCTTTTTATCTCAACTTATCATCAATTTGCAAAAAGCCACTTATTTTGTTTGAATTTGGTTTATTTTTGGGTATGATTGCAACCAAATTTGCAACCAAAAATAGGACTAAAATCATGGCTACAATTCGCAAAAAACCAACTGGTGGCTGGGTCGCGCAGGTGCGACATCGCGCTAAAAATGGACTGCCTGCTATTAGCAAAGCAGCAGTGTTTCCGCGTAAAGCCGATGCCGAAGCGTGGGCTGCTAAAACCGAGGCAGATTGGCAAACCATGCGATTTGGCGGCTCGCCCAATATTTTGTTTGCCGAAGTGTTGGAACGCTACAAAAAAGAAGTGAGTCCCAAAAAGCGCGGTTGGAAAAATGAAATCAATATTATTGAGCGTGTGTTGAAAACGCCATTGGCGCAGGTTCGTTTGCCTAATTTGTCGGAGTTGCATTTTCAGGAATGGGCAAATGGGCGTATGGCGGATATTGCTCAAAGCTCGGTGCGCCGTGAATGGAATGTGTTGTCGCACGTTTGCTCGGTGGCAAGTAAGCAATGGCGTTTGCTGCCTGAAAATTTTATGCTTCGTTTGGATAAGCCTAACCATGGCAAGGAACGGACGCAACGTGTTACTGATGAAATGGCGGCGGCGATTGCTTATGTGGCTGGTTTTTCGCTGGATTGTTTGCCTGTGAAATCGACGCAGCGTGTGGCGGCGGCGTTTTATTTTGGCTTGGAGACGGCAATGCGCGGTGGCGAAATGGTGACTTTGACTTGGGATAATGTGTTTTTGGATAGGCGTTTTGTGCATTTGCCTGATTCTAAAAATGGCTATGCTCGTGATGTGCCTTTGAGTTTGAAGGCGGTGGCGATTTTGAAATTATTGGCGCAGGTGCGTGAAAATGAGCGTGTGTTCAATATCACAAAGGGATCGCTTGATGCGCTGTTTCGCAAATTGCGCGAACGCTCGGATTTGGGCGATGTGCATTTTCACGATAGTCGGCGCGAGGCTTTGACGCGGTTGGCGCAAATTTATTCGCCTATGGAGTTGGCGAAAATTTCGGGACATCATGATTTGCGGATTTTGTTGAATACTTATTATGCGCCTAGGGCGGAGGATTTGGCGGCAAAAATGGACGGTTAGAATGCTCTAACCGCCCTGCCCTAGATTTTTGATAGGGATTTGAGATAGCTGATGACTTCGCCTGCTATCCAACGGCGACATTCGCGACCTTTGCCTGCTTTGCTGATTTTAATGGGACGCGGAAAATCGGGGCGGGCGACAATGTCGGTGTAGGTGTGGTGGTAGCTGAAATTGGTTAACTGGGCGATGTCTTGGGTGGTCAGCAAGGTGGTGGATTTTTCGGTTAGCGTGGACAGCCATGTTTTTTGCTGGCTTTGAGCTAGCTGTTCTATGCGCTTGATGAGTTCTTGCGCGGTGGTTTCGGTTAGCTGCATTTTTGCTTACTCCTGTGGTTGGGGCGTTGGGGTGGTTTGTTGGGCAGCCTGCCAGCCTATCCATGCGTAATCTATGCTGATGTCTTGATATTGCTGCTCGGCTTCATCAAATTGCAAACGGTCGGCGTTGCCTATGCTGCGTTGCCAGTTTTCAAATGCTTGTTTCATTTCGTTTTCCTTTTCATGCTAATTTAACCTGTGCCAAGCGGTTGCCAATGGCTGCTTCGCGTTTGCCAAAGTTGGCGGTTAAGCTTAATGCGGTTTTGTTTTCAAACGGTGTGATGTATTGGGTTTTGGCAACCGCGCAGGCGTTGGCTAGCGCGCCTAATACACTCCATCGTTTGTATGTTTTGTGGCGCAAATCGCTTATGCTGTGGGGCACGGGCATGCCTATACTTTGGTCGTCGCATTCGGCTATGCGGTAGACGCACAAAGCAGCCTGCAAGATTTGTCGGCGAAATGCTTCGGTTTTTTCTTTTCCTTTTATGCCTGCTTGTTTGAGTGCGTCTTGCCATTTCATGCCACTGGCGATGTTGATGAAGCCTGTGGTGGCTTGGTGGCTGCATTCGTGAAAGCTTAAATAATAGGCATAGATTTGTACGCCCATGCTGTAATGACTTGCTTGGGTTTGGGTGTCTTTGGGTAAGCCTTTCATGATGGCGTAGCCGATGTCAATCATATCTAAAATGGGCTGCAACAAGGCGCGGCGTTGGTTGGGGCTCTGGTCGCGTGTGCTGGGTTCTTGTTGCAGGGCGTGTTGGGCTTGGTCTAGCACGTTTGTGAACCATGTGTCGCAGTCAAATAGGGCTACGCATATACTTAACACACGGTGCAGTTGCTGGAAGTAGCCGTTGTGGACAAAACAGTCGCGACAATAAACAAGTTCGTTGTATTTGGCATCGGCTTTTTTGACGGCAGCAATGGCATCTTCATGGCTAAAACATTCGCGTGTGTCGTCAATTAAATATTGGCGATAGGCTGTTTGTTTTGCGCTGATGCGTGGGGCGATTTGTTGCCGTTGCTTGATTTGTTGCTTGGTCAATGGCTTGGATTTTAGGGCACGTTGCATTTGCTTAATGGCTTTGGCTTGCTTTTGGGCTGTGCGGATTTGTTTTAGGCTGGGTTGCTGGGTCATGATATTTTCCTTTGGTTGCAGGCTGCTTGGTTTGGTTTACAAGGCAGCCTGCGGTTACGTTAAAACGGAATGCTGCTGTCAATATTTTCTTGCGGTGCGACTGGCGCATTTGCAGGCTGCTTTTGCGTTGGCGGTGCAATGGGCGCGGTTTGCGCTGACTGCGCGGTGGTGGCGTTGTCGTCTTTACTGCCTAGCATTTTCATGATGTCGCACACGATGTTATATGCGGTGCGTTCCACGCCGTCTTTGCCAACGTATTTGTTGGTTTGGATTTTGCCTTCCAAGTAAACTAGGCTGCCTTTTCGCAAATATTGCCCTGCGATTTCGGCGGTTTTGCGATACATCGTGATGTTGTGCCATTCGGTGCGCTCTTGCTTAATTCCTTGCTGGTCTTTCCAGCTTTCAGAAGTGGCAACGCTGAAATTACATACGGCATCGCCTTGTGGCATATAGCGCAGTTCGGGGTCTTTGCCCAATCGTCCGATTAAGATGACTTTGTTTAGCATGATGTTTCCTTACAGTTTATTGATTTGTGTTTGTTGTTCGTCAGTCAAAGCGTATTGCGCTTGAACTTGTTCTATGCTGATGTTGCCTGTACTGATGTCGTTTAATACGGCTTCAAATTCCTGCTCACTCAACACCGCTTTTTCGGGCGTGGCTTGTGGCTCAACCACGATGTAGTCAGCTTCAACGTATTCGCCTGTTTCAAAAAAGGTGTCGTTGCGTTGGTCGATGCCTGCTTCGGCTTGTTCGTCCAAACCGACGGCGCGTTGGATTTCTATCGATACTGGCAAATATTTAAACAAGCGGCGGATAACGGTTTTTTTTGCCATTTCGTCAAAATGGGTTACCCACGGACCTGTGCTGGCTGCTTTGGATTGAGCGCGTATGGCTTCAATTTGTTTACGACTCATCACTTCGAACTGCACGCCACCGTCTTTGAGTTTGGCGACGGCATACACATGGGTGAGGGCTCCGCTGTCGCCGTCTTCATACGGTTTGTGTTTTAAGTCTTCGTGCAAGCCGTATTCATAACTAAATTCATCATTTTCATACACGGCTCGGGCGGATAGACTGATGATTTGTCCGCTTCGGCGTGCTAAATCAATCATGCCACGATAGCCGATGATGAGCTGCACATTGGCGCGACCTTGTTTGTCTTTGCCGTTGCCAAATGGGATTAAATAGGCTTGCCCTAATCCGTTGCTGGGTTCTAAACCCAGTTGTCCGCATTGCATGATTGCGCCTAAAAAGCTTTCGGGGCTGCACGTTCCCAATGCAGGTACGCGGCGGATTTCGGTTGTCGCAATTCGCGCTAGGCGGTCGGCGGTTAGGTGTTTGGGCAGGGCAAGTGCCATTTGTTTTTTGACGCTGTCTTTTGCCAGCAGGGCAGCCAAGTTGTCGGCTGGGGTGCGTTCTTTAACGGCGGTGTTGCCTTTGGCGGCTGCTTTTAATGCGTTGGTGTTGGTTGTCATGGGAATACCTTTCTTTGACAAAGTGGGGGTTAAAAGTTACTATCGCGCTACTACCGCGCAGCGGATATTGATTTATATGGATTGAAAATGAAAAAATCATCTCGTCTTTTTTATGCGTTTTTGTCGGGCATTGGGTCTATTTTTAATATAGCCCCTGCTTGCGCTATGCCTAAACCAAGCTCGCCTGCGGACGATGCGGCATCTTTACGAAATGATGCACAGCAATTTGCGCGTGATTTTAATCGTGCAATCAAGGCGGTATCGCATGGAAAGCAGTAAACAGGAAATTGTGCAAACGGCCTTTGTCTTGCTTGACGGATTTTAAGGGGGTGGGTATGATGCTTTTCATTTTTTTAGGGGGCATCATGTCTTACGCTATTGCTTTTGATTTGGACACCAATCAATTAAAAAATCTGTACGGCTCGGAAAGCTGGCAAAACGCTTATGGCGATATTAAGCGCACATTGGTTTCGTTGGGCTTTGACCACCAGCAAGGCAGTGTGTACTTTGGTTCGGAACAGATTACTGCGGTTAAATGCGTGTTGGCTGCGCAAGAGTTGTCCAAGGTTTATCCGTGGTTTAAGCCATGTGTTTCGGACATTCGTATGCTTCGTATCGAAGAAATGAACGATTTGCAACCTGCGCTTTAAGCCTTTGCCATACTTTCCAATCCGCCTCGTGCGGATTTTTTGTTGCCTGTTTTTAGGGGGTGGGGTATGATGTGCGTTCTCTCCAAACTACTAGCAGCTTTCACGTCTGCCAACGTGAATTTTTGTTGCTTACTACAATTTGCACATCATTCCCCATAACTTTTGAGCTTTCTGATTGTTTCAGGCTGCCTAAACTCTTTGGGGTGTGCGGTATCGGTAACGACCGCGCCTGTCTAGTAGCAGGAGAGAGCACCCCGCCCAAATGGGCTTTTTCTCAAATTACTTCATCAAATCCGCTTCGGCGGATTTTTTTGTTGCCTATTTTTGACTTATCGCATAAAATGTAGATACGATTAACAAGTAAAGGCGTTAAAATGGCAGAAACCGAAAACCCAAAAAGCAAATATGAAAACAAGCGAATTTTAAAACACGTTTCCTTTAACACAGAGAAAGAAGCTGATTTACTTAAATTTGCTAATAATTTAGACTTCTCAAAATGGGTTAAAGAAAAATTGAAACATGAGCTTGAATTGGAAAAATTAAAGAAAGGATAAAAAATGCTTGCATAAATCGTATATACAAATTAAAATGCTTGCACTTGCAAATGCAGGTAAAAAGAAAGCCCAAATCAAGTTGTCGCTTGATTTGGGCAGGTGGAAAAGCAACGCTGTAACGTTCTTTTCCTGTTTCCATGACTACACATGAAAAAGGTATTTTACCATGACTACCCAAATTTTAAATTTTTCTTTCAACAATGCTGTTGTTTCTTTTCGTGCTGACGGTTTCCTTAATGCTACGGCAATTGCTGCTTATTTTGGTAAACAACCACGCGATTATTTAAAAACTGAGCAAACTCAACAATATATCGCTGCACTTGCTGAACACTTATCCAGTAAGACAAAAATCTTAGTGGAATACAATCAATTGGTTACAGTTAAGAACGGTGGTTCTCAACGCGGAACTTGGCTTCACCCTAAACTCGCAATCCACTTCGCCCGATGGCTTGACCCAAAATTCGCGGTTTGGTGCGATGAACAGATTGAACACATCATTTCAGGCAGCCTGAAACTAGAACCTGTACAACCTGCTTTGCCACATGGTTCAATCGTGTTATCTGCACATGATTTGCAATGTATTAAAGGCTTTGTAGCGCATGTGCCGTATATGTTGGCTTACTACCATGCAACTGAAACAGCAGTACGTTCACTCAATCACAATCTTGCTTACCGTGCGCATGGCCGTTTTTCAGATGGCTATCTTCATGCGCTGATTTTGGCTTCACGGCTTAACTTGCCACATAAAACTTGGCGTGATGTGGCGTTTGAGCTGAATCGCTAATTTTTCTTTTCAGGCTGCTTTTGGGTTGGTTAAAAAGCAGCCTGCTTTTTTATGCTCTAAACACGCGCGTTTGTGTGGTTTTGCTGTATTGCTTATACAAATCGGGGTGCTCTGCCTGAAAGGTTTTGCTGTCAAAACGGTGGCTGTTTTGGGTTTTCCATGTGAAGAGTTTTTCTTCGCCCGATAGCATAATGGCGTGTTGCCCGATTTTGGTTTTGAGCCATTCTTGGCGTTCGTTAATTTGCTGCGCCAACACTTTGGCTTGTTCGTTTAGGCTGCACAATTCGTTGTAGACAATCAGGGTTTCGGTGTCGGCTTGTGTGCTGTCGCCGTCATCTTGCGGATAGAGTTTTTGTACGTCTGCTGCGTTTTGTGGCTCGGGCGGTATGTTTTTCATAACGTGGTTTTCCCAAAATTCTTTGGCTCGTGCCAATAAATCGGCGGCTAGTTCGCGGTCGCGTTCTATGCGGTATTGGCGATAATCGCGTCCGCCAATGAGTACGGCGATGTAGGCGAAATCGACATCAAAAATTTCCATATACCACTGCACTTGGGCGATGTATTCAATGGGTACGCCGTCGTCTTCGTTGCTCCATTCTTTGAATTTGAATGCGCTGGCGGTTTTGATTTCTAAAATGCCGATAGGTTGTTGTGTGATTTTGTCGATAATCAAGCCGTCTGCGTTGGCTAGGGCAAAATCGTGTTTTGGGTGTTTTTTGATTTCAGGCTGCCTGAAAATCAGTTTGCCTGTTTCTTCGCTAAAACGCGCAGCGATGGGGGCTTCTAGCGCGTGCCCCCAGTAGAGATGTTCGCCTTTTAATTCTGGCTGCTCGGTGGTTTTGCTTAAAAACACATCTAGCGCGGTTTTGAATTGGGATACGCCGATTATGGCGGCGATGTCGCTGCCACCGATACCTTGACGGCGGTCTTGTAGAAATTGTTTGTTTGTCATGATTGAACCTTTTGGGCTACATGAAGTGCGTTGATGAGTTTAATCAGTTGTTTGGCTTGCTTAGGAGTTAATGTAACGGTGTTGTTGATGTGACTTAAACCTGAATCGCCATTGCTTTGAGAAATCACAATCACGCCGTCGCTAAAGATGCCCATTCGTGTTTTGACGGGTTTAAGTTTGTATGGCTTACTTTTGCATGCTGTATCTTGTTTCAAATTTTCTTTGCTTTCGGTGGATTGTGTGATTTTGGCTTTTTCTCGTGTTTTCATGGTTTTGCTTTCTTGCTTGAGTTGAAGTTTTGGATTTTCGTTGTCTTTTTTAAAGGCGATGGCTGCCTTGCCTAGCTTGTAGTAATAGCCGTCATCGGCTTGATATTTAACCAGATATTCGCTTGTTACCAATTCGCGCATGAGATGCGATAATTCGGCTTCTGATTGGGTGATGCAGTGGCTTTTAATGAATACGCCTGATAATTTAGAACATCTTTTAAACAGGGCGATGATTTTCTTGTGCTTAAGTGTGAGTTGGCTATCATTCATCATAAACCACTCCTGCCATTGGATTTTTTTCCCAAACTTGCGCCAGTGCTAACGCTGCTTTTTCTTGGTGGCATAGGTCGTTTAA
This window contains:
- a CDS encoding single-stranded DNA-binding protein, encoding MMLNKVILIGRLGKDPELRYMPQGDAVCNFSVATSESWKDQQGIKQERTEWHNITMYRKTAEIAGQYLRKGSLVYLEGKIQTNKYVGKDGVERTAYNIVCDIMKMLGSKDDNATTAQSAQTAPIAPPTQKQPANAPVAPQENIDSSIPF
- a CDS encoding helix-turn-helix transcriptional regulator, encoding MQLTETTAQELIKRIEQLAQSQQKTWLSTLTEKSTTLLTTQDIAQLTNFSYHHTYTDIVARPDFPRPIKISKAGKGRECRRWIAGEVISYLKSLSKI
- a CDS encoding YqaJ viral recombinase family protein, which codes for MTNKQFLQDRRQGIGGSDIAAIIGVSQFKTALDVFLSKTTEQPELKGEHLYWGHALEAPIAARFSEETGKLIFRQPEIKKHPKHDFALANADGLIIDKITQQPIGILEIKTASAFKFKEWSNEDDGVPIEYIAQVQWYMEIFDVDFAYIAVLIGGRDYRQYRIERDRELAADLLARAKEFWENHVMKNIPPEPQNAADVQKLYPQDDGDSTQADTETLIVYNELCSLNEQAKVLAQQINERQEWLKTKIGQHAIMLSGEEKLFTWKTQNSHRFDSKTFQAEHPDLYKQYSKTTQTRVFRA
- a CDS encoding site-specific integrase; the encoded protein is MATIRKKPTGGWVAQVRHRAKNGLPAISKAAVFPRKADAEAWAAKTEADWQTMRFGGSPNILFAEVLERYKKEVSPKKRGWKNEINIIERVLKTPLAQVRLPNLSELHFQEWANGRMADIAQSSVRREWNVLSHVCSVASKQWRLLPENFMLRLDKPNHGKERTQRVTDEMAAAIAYVAGFSLDCLPVKSTQRVAAAFYFGLETAMRGGEMVTLTWDNVFLDRRFVHLPDSKNGYARDVPLSLKAVAILKLLAQVRENERVFNITKGSLDALFRKLRERSDLGDVHFHDSRREALTRLAQIYSPMELAKISGHHDLRILLNTYYAPRAEDLAAKMDG
- a CDS encoding virulence factor, translating into MSYAIAFDLDTNQLKNLYGSESWQNAYGDIKRTLVSLGFDHQQGSVYFGSEQITAVKCVLAAQELSKVYPWFKPCVSDIRMLRIEEMNDLQPAL
- the recT gene encoding recombination protein RecT — protein: MTTNTNALKAAAKGNTAVKERTPADNLAALLAKDSVKKQMALALPKHLTADRLARIATTEIRRVPALGTCSPESFLGAIMQCGQLGLEPSNGLGQAYLIPFGNGKDKQGRANVQLIIGYRGMIDLARRSGQIISLSARAVYENDEFSYEYGLHEDLKHKPYEDGDSGALTHVYAVAKLKDGGVQFEVMSRKQIEAIRAQSKAASTGPWVTHFDEMAKKTVIRRLFKYLPVSIEIQRAVGLDEQAEAGIDQRNDTFFETGEYVEADYIVVEPQATPEKAVLSEQEFEAVLNDISTGNISIEQVQAQYALTDEQQTQINKL
- a CDS encoding KilA-N domain-containing protein; protein product: MTTQILNFSFNNAVVSFRADGFLNATAIAAYFGKQPRDYLKTEQTQQYIAALAEHLSSKTKILVEYNQLVTVKNGGSQRGTWLHPKLAIHFARWLDPKFAVWCDEQIEHIISGSLKLEPVQPALPHGSIVLSAHDLQCIKGFVAHVPYMLAYYHATETAVRSLNHNLAYRAHGRFSDGYLHALILASRLNLPHKTWRDVAFELNR